The Magnolia sinica isolate HGM2019 chromosome 9, MsV1, whole genome shotgun sequence sequence agagtgagagagagagaggaagaagaagaagaagaacaggaagaagccgcgagaagccgcagccgcagccgcagccgcagctgctcgagaagaagaagaagaagaagaaagagaagaagaagaagagaagaaagcaaaaaaaggtaaggttttttttttgttttttttttttttttgggtctgtaacggccgttatggcccgtaacagccccgtaacggccgttacggtcacagaaatccgtaacggccgtttcgaccccgtatcgcgtaacgggtcccaccgttaccgttatgtatcggccgttacggccgatacgtaaccgatttgggatacacTTGCGTTAAAACCTTTGCGAGATACTTTGGACTTCCCATATAGTTCTCACTTGTGATTAGACATAAAGAACAATGCAAAGCATGCTTAGtgcatttttcttttcaaacaCCATCCCGAATGCAAATCATGACTAGTTGACATAGAATTCTCTATTAGGCTTTAAATCCAaatgcaaaaaataataaaataataaaatcacgtCATATGATTAGATGAGCAATACAATGTAAATAGAGGGCGGAAATTTACATCATCAATCGCCGGGGTTATTGTTAGCCATGGTGCAACGCAATTAGTCCGAATGTTGTCTTTTGCCCATTCACATGCTAAATTCTTTGTTAGTTGATTCAACGCTCCTGAAAGAAATGAGAAAATTTTAGGTTTTAAAAACAGAACTACATGGTTTTAACATTGAGAAATGAGTTACCTTTAGCTGCTGAATAAATGGTTCCGCAGTCAACAGCAACCAACCCAGCAACAGAGGAGATGAATACAATGTTTCCCAATCCTGATGCTTTCAAAAGAGGATGTGAAAGTTGGCTTAAATGATAAGCAGATTCGAAGGTGGTGCTCATTATATATGAGTAATCTTCAGCAGTATACTCCACAGTTGTTTTTATTATGCCTCCCCCAACATTGTTTATCTACATTCatgaaataagaagaagaaaaaaaaaaaaacttattactAGGTTTGAAAACAAGGCTTACAGACAATGACGTATGATGGTTGTTTTTCAAGTTAGAAGGCTATCAATCCATTATTTATTATTGGTTCAAGTTAGGAGAATAGACACAAATTCATTGGTTGTTCTAGTTAATGGAATGGGATTGTGATCCATAGTTAGGGGTCATTTGCCTCCAAATATTTAAGTTAAGGTATTCCATAATAGTAACAGTGgttgtaacggtaatggtggtcgtaacggccaccaccattacctttacgatacaaggtgtaatggctgttacagaatctttttttattgaaaaaacaaTAAACAAAAATTCTGTATCGACCCGCAATGGACCGTTATGGGACTGTTAGGCCATTACGAGAGCTATAACAGCCTTTACGGATCATTTtttccgtaacggccattacgacatttacaaccccgtaacgtgtaacggttgccaccattacctttacataatggCATTTACAATCTCGTAACGGCcttttatggcacaccatgatttaagtggtaaatgatttatAGGCTTAAATCATTTATAGTTTGTCATTTTTGGCTGTAAGCTATAAATGATTTATAGGTAAATGATTGtatgtgtttggatagcctgtaaattgttttAAGTCCTATAAATGGAGAGCCAATTTTATGGCggagagcctgtaaatgaaatcgcAGCTTTTTTTCCCTGTAAATCATTTGGGGTGGAAAACTGTAAAAATATCATTTACAGacatttttcagcatccaaacaccctataaatcatttacagttaACCCCATTTACAGGAGCtcgactagagctgtacacgagtcaagttagctcggtcagcttgctcaattcaactcggaaaagctcgactcgcctcggctcgaaattggattcagacCGAATCGAGCTAGTTTtcggagctcgaaaaaattttgagtcgagttcgagcttgcccgagctcgactcggattgaacctcaactcggatcgaatcagctcAGTGACTCGTTTATTTTGATATGAACTctgctcgccgagtgtttgatgaaatgactcaacgaagtgttggcgaggaaggaatggatacgtccggtgtttgattttgatgttgcttgtcCAGGTGTTTGAAGAAATACCTGTAAGATAttgttactgttttacattctgtgagaaattgaagatgcattctacctgtttgagaaaatgccgaacaagctcgaactcggctcgaaccggcccaagctgttgaccgaacctaGCCAAGCTAGCAAGACAGGCTCGACTAccaagctggggttagctactagccgacaaaagttttggattaagtttatatttgttttttttttcctttcatctaggtctatgtggccttatcaacaagttggatggtcaataaacattacagagAACCCtaggaactttttaacggtggacgttcaatgaccactatttcctgtggtgtggtccacttaaaatttgtatctgcttcattttttggaacatATGCTAAAGTAATCTagaaaaacaggtggacggcatggatatgcaataaatacatcgaagtgggccctatggtcagggtctcacccacatcgTTGGTTTAGGCCCGCAGCCAAGTCATGCCacatttacaagcatccaaacgaccccttagttaTTTTGGTCTGATGGGGCACTTCGAATTGACCATTAAACAAATTCTCTGACATTAGAAGAATGTAGCATCTTGTCTTTAGGGGTCGTtaggcaccatggatttgggggggtttgaggggatttcaaatcccctaataTGTTTGGCACATAAAGTAACCGGGGGTTTCAAATGCAAGGGGTTTCGAATCCCTTCAAAGAGGGGGTTTAAAATCCAAGATGAAAGcttggattatatctaaaatccttccaagagttgcatgtgtaacatgtgtgtcattaggctattaacagattggacacgtggcccactgatgatatcccaaaacaatcagattatcaattgcatcactctAATTACTATAATACGATGATCtgcgccgtccaaacattgtccatgtaaatcaacagttaaaaatcattggttagtcactcggatgtgatcttgtgcttgtggtctatccaagacttggaatttcatcattttcgggcaaagtatatatttcaacgggcttattacaaccgctatgtcaaacattacatacttacactaattagatatattaaagttgatttagtaattaaattcaaacccttgtaaatacaatatacatagctacttttggattagaggggattctgaatccaaggtgccaaacatagCAAAagaatttcaaatccagggggttccaaatccacgctcccaaacaggccttcATTTGAATTGAAAGGGGAACATTTTTGTAACATATATTCTTATTAATCCTAAATAGATAGGGAAAGATGTTACTGTCTATTCGCATTGGACCAATGAGAATATTTAAATAATCCCCGCAATCTTGACCATACAATTCAGATAATAATAGACGAAGGAACTCACGAGAATGTTGAGCTTCCCTTGGAAGACATTAGAGACCTCCTCCATCAGCTTCTCACGTGCGGCACGTGAGGAAACGTCGCAGACTGAGCCGGTGACCCGGTAACCCGACTCAGTCCAGTCTCGCAAGCGTTGGCGTAGCTCCTCTTCGTTCCGTGCACACGTGTGCACAGATGCTCCGAATTCCGCCAGCTCTTCGACCACAGCACGCCTGAAACATCAAACAATAATGACAAACGCTAGGGCGATTCGCGCGAGTGATTGAAGTGGTGGTGCGCGGCACACGTGACTATTTGGTGAATTTTTGAGAGATCAGGGCCACTCATCAGGCAGAGGTCGCCAAGTAGATGGCCCAGTCCAAAATTCAAGAATGTCCGCTCATCATCTCGTCCAGGCTGGCGTTGCTTTCTGGTACACGGGCCAGCATGGAAAGCATGTGTgacatctgagccattcatcatgtagtGCATGCTGGGAGCATGACCTAAACCAAAGAAAGAGGCGTGTCCATCCATCAAGGACGCCAAATTCAATCTATACCGTTGGCCATGTTTCTAGCCATCCATCTTTTGCTTTGGACCAGGAAATGTTCAAAGCGCACCCTACTTGATAAATGATATGGAGATCACACAACTGTCATTTGTTGGCACGTGTGCCTATGAGTATTCCTCTGATAATGTATGCATCGCCCAGATGATTTCTGGACCTTGATCTTTTTGGCCATTCCATTCTGACGGCGCCGCTTCAGTGGATcctctgactgtggggcccacctcgatgtatgttcctaacatccatgccgttcatccgctctgaaagctcattttagcgcatgatcccaaaaattaagaagatccaaatccaaggtgaaccacaccacaggaaacagaggtgattgacaattaaaaacatcttggcggccataaaagttttggatcaagctgatatctgtacggatcaatcaccactctttcctgtagtgtggtccacctaagatttggatctacttcattttttacatCATGCCCGAAAATTAGctttcaaaacgaatggacggcgtagatgtaaggcatatatatcaaggtcgccccacagtcagggatccacccacctcggtggatctggCAATCCACCAAAGCCGCGCCCCATTCTCATGATATCTTTCACCTGATGAGCGGCACGGATCTGTCACACGTGCCACGAACTCCCAATCCCACTCCAATCCCTCCTTGCGCAAATTGTCCCCGCACTTCTGgggaaaataaataaacagaCACGAATCCTTCCAGCAAAAGAGGAGAGCTCAAGGGAGAGCATAGATTAATGGAAagtattatatataaaaataataaaaataataaaaaataaagaccCGAACCCGATTCCTTTGGTTCCACCCGTTACAAGAGCTGTCGTCCCTTGCAGTGACCATCGCTTCCTTGTTTCGCTCATCCTCTCTCTTCTACCTTATTATGCAAAGAACAATTGCTTTGGACATTTTTATCCTCGCAATTATTCCGATCGCATTGGTTAAGAGGGACGCTGATTGCCTACTGACACGTCCTGTAGCGACTCGCTATtggatgggaaacggattggctgctactCCACCTGCCGCCAACCAATGgccggtggtcagtgctctgtgggacccaccatgatgtatgtgtttcatccatgccgtccatatattttaatagatcattttatggtattacaccaaaaatgagatatatccaaatctcaaggggattacgttacaggaaacagtgttgaatgaacgtcaaccattaaaaaaaatttgggtccataaaagttttggatcatgctgatatttgtttttcccttcatctgggtctatatgacctaatcaatagattggatgtcaaataaacagtacagtgaaccctaggaagttttaaatggtggatatctaatcactttTTTTTCGTgttgtgtgatccacctgagatttaaatcctctcatttttttttagataaagacataaaatgataaaatgatctgttaaaatggatgaaacacatacatcatggtggggcccacagagcgcccacagagcacccacgatcagccactgggctggtgtcaggggagtagcccatccgttttctACGTTTCCCACTGGATGGTGCtctttaggcccaccatgatgtatgtgttttatacacgctgtccgtccattttgcccGTTTATGTttgggcatgattccaaaaatgaagtagatccaaacctcagtagaccacaacataggaaacaatggtgattgaatgcccaccgttaaaaagttctcaGGGTcacttatgttttccattcatataGGTCTCTGTGACCTACTCAACCAGTTGGATGtctaataaacattacagtggatactatgaggtttttaatggcaggcatttAATCACCCCtgtttttcagtggtgtggtctacctcagatttggatttgcaccatttttgccctaaaataatgatccacgGTTGAAGGACgttgtggataaaacgcatacattatcgtgggcccacaaagcaacaTACAATACGACATGCGTGAGAGAGAGTAAAGTCACCGTGAaaggagaaatttgcgactgtacgacccatttatggcccatttacgagaccaagcccaccttattttaccttgcaaaaataagccccagctgtacggatggctcgccaaaggtcgaaaatgcccctgctttttccttcaagcggatcggtggtactcgaagacgagcgttgacactcctcgaactccgagttgtacgatcggttcaaaagatatcatagttacgtgggccccacagttacatatttattatatccgcaacgttcatccatatttcgagatcatttgggagcattatcaaaaaaaaatcatatccaaagatcaactacaccacaaagagcagccggaaaattgattttcaccgttaaaaattttgtagggcccaccataacatttattttccatccaatctattcataaggtcacaaagacctggatgcagaggaaaaacaaatttcataataatccaaaacttttgtgacccctaaaagggtttcaatggtagacgctcaatcctccacagccttttacaatgtggtccacttgatagctcgatctgtcttatttttcgaccCAAGCCTTAATACCAGTTCTttgaatatatggacggtttggatataacacatacctcataataggacccacaaaaagcagtggggattacaacagtaaaaaaataaaataataataaacaagtAGGTCAGGAACTTATGGATACGGTGTTTTCTATAGGTACGGataataaccgtagccatagtcgtaggcccaccgttttgatatgtccttttatatgtatcgaaggtctttagatatgtatcgaaggtctttcgattaatcgaaaaaggtccagaactgtccagcgagtttgcctcaaaaatcctgcaattttcgatacatatcgaagagtattcgatatgtattgaaggtgatattaccaatagctacggattataaccgtagccataactgtagtctgtgccagtttatgaatttttttaatttattttttattttttatttttttacatggataaatttattctacctacaattttctctaatacatatttatataaatatgtatatataagcatatgaaaaaaaaattctctctttttttcatttatttctttattcatttaacaagaatatcttctaaaccaaaattagttacttaacgtaccctatatgattttggggtaggagaagctactttagccaaacaACATGGttaattttcaagattccatcagatctatggtcgaaaatcaatttcattcacttcgcggtcaatttcattcatttcatttacttcacggtcatttccattcatatcacggtcattctcgcaTATTCCATGATGACTCgcagtcatttcggcgcatttcacggtcatgccccttcacttcacggtcatttacatgcatttcacggtctaattacttcacttcacggtcatttccttgcttatcacggtcattcccgcctattccgtgttaatacagggtcctttcggcgcatttcacgatcatgccccttcattcacggtcattttcgcgcatttcgaGGTACAATCGcccactttacggtcatttccatgcatatcacagtcattcccgcctattccgtgctgattcacgatcatttcagcgcatttcacggtcatgccccttcacttcacggtcattttcgcgcattttgcggtacaatcacctcacttcacagtcatttccatgcatgtcacagtcattcccgcctatttcttgttgattcatggtcattttggcgcatttcatagtcatgccccttcacttcacggtcattttcgcgcatttcacggtccaatcgcttcacttcacggtcatttccatgcaaatcacggtcattccctcttattccgtgttgattcacggtcatttcggcgcatttcacggtcatgccccatcacttcacggtcattttcgcacatttcgcggtacaatcgcctcacttcacggtcatttccatgcatatcacggtcattcccgcctattccgtgttgattcacggtcatttcggcgcatttcacagtcatgcccattcacttcacggtcattttcgtgcatttcacggtccaatgacttcacttcacggtcatttccatgcatatcacggtcattcctgcctatttcgtattgattcacggtcatttcggcgcatttcacagtcatgcccctatattttacggtcatttcggcgcatttcacggtccaatcgcttcacttcacggtcatttgcatgcataccatggtcattcccgcctattccgtgttgattcacggtcctttcggcgcattgcacaatcatgccccttcacttcacggtcatttccgcgcatttcatggtacaatcgcctcatttcatggtcatttccatgcatatcacggtcattcccgcctattccgtgttgattcacagtcatttcggcgcatttcaaggtcataccccttcacttcacggtcatttctgcgtatttcacggtccaatcacttcacttcacggtcatttccatgcatatcacggtcattcccgcctataccgtgttgattcacggtcatttcagcgcatttcacagtcatgcccattcacttcacggtcattttcgtgcatttcacggtccaatggcttcacttcacggtcatttccatgcatatcacggtcattcccgcctatttcgtgttgattcacagtcatttcggcgcatttcacggtcatgcccctatatttcactgtcatttcgacgcatttcatggtccaatcgcttcacttcacggtcatttgcatgcataccacggtcattcccacctattccgtgttgattcacggtcctttcggcgcatttcacaatcatgccccttcacttcacggtcatttccgcgcatttcatggtacaatcgcctcatttcatggtcatttccatgcatatcacggtcattcccgcctattccgtgttgattcacggtcctttcggcgcatttcacggtcatgccccttcacttcacggtcatttccgcgcatttcacggtccaatcacttcacttcacggtcatttccatgcatatcacggtcattcccgcctattctgtgttgattcacggtcatttcggcgcatttcacggtcatgccccttcacttcacggacatttccgtgcatttcacaatccaatcgcctcacttcacggtatttccattcatatcacggtcattcccgcctagtccgtgttgattcacggtcattttagcgcatttcacggtcatgccccttcacttcacggtcatttcggcacatttcacggtccaatcgcctcacttcacggtcatttccatgcatatcacggtcattcccacctattctgtgctgattcacggtcatttcggtgcatttttcggtcatgccccttcacttcacagacaTTTCCACGCATTACacagtccaatcgcctcacttcacggtcatttccatgcataccacggtcattcccgcctattccgtattgattcacggtcatttcggcgcatttcacggtcatgccccttcacttcacggacatttccacgcatttcatgatccaatcgcctcacttcacggtcatttccatgcataccacggtcattcccgccaatTCCGAgttgattcatggttatttcggcgaatttcacggtcatgccccttcacttcacagtcatttccgcgcatttcgcgattcaatcgcctcacttcatggtcatttccatgcataccacgttCATTCCtacctattccatgttgattcacagtcatttcggcgcatttcaaggtcataccccttcacttcacggtcatttctgcacatttcacggtccaatcacttcacttcacggtcatttccatgcatatcacggtcatttccgcctataccgtgttgattcacggtcatttcggcgcattcaCAGTCAtgcccattcacttcacggtcattttcgtgcatttcacggtccaatggcttcacttcacggtcatttccatgcatatcacagttattcccgcctatttcgtgttgattcacggtcatttcgacgcatttcacggtcatgcccctaatttcacggtcatttcggcgcatttcacagtccaa is a genomic window containing:
- the LOC131255490 gene encoding tropinone reductase homolog At5g06060-like isoform X1 yields the protein MSETRKRWSLQGTTALVTGGTKGIGRAVVEELAEFGASVHTCARNEEELRQRLRDWTESGYRVTGSVCDVSSRAAREKLMEEVSNVFQGKLNILINNVGGGIIKTTVEYTAEDYSYIMSTTFESAYHLSQLSHPLLKASGLGNIVFISSVAGLVAVDCGTIYSAAKGALNQLTKNLACEWAKDNIRTNCVAPWLTITPAIDDVLENKELVEEVIGRTPLRRIGEAKEVSSLVTFLCMPAASYITGQVIAVDGGASINGFYPTKD
- the LOC131255490 gene encoding tropinone reductase homolog At5g06060-like isoform X2, producing MRMGRGFGGLPDPPRRAVVEELAEFGASVHTCARNEEELRQRLRDWTESGYRVTGSVCDVSSRAAREKLMEEVSNVFQGKLNILINNVGGGIIKTTVEYTAEDYSYIMSTTFESAYHLSQLSHPLLKASGLGNIVFISSVAGLVAVDCGTIYSAAKGALNQLTKNLACEWAKDNIRTNCVAPWLTITPAIDDVLENKELVEEVIGRTPLRRIGEAKEVSSLVTFLCMPAASYITGQVIAVDGGASINGFYPTKD